Genomic DNA from Manis pentadactyla isolate mManPen7 chromosome 14, mManPen7.hap1, whole genome shotgun sequence:
GCTGGCTGTCCACAAAGGGAGCCAGGGCCTCAGCAGCCGGCTCCGACAAGCCCATGATGGACTCCAGGAAGCAAGTACCAGGATCCCCAGGAGGAGAAAAGGCAGGCAAGGGGTGGTGGGCTGCCTCAAGGTGGTCCAGGCTGTCAGACACCTTCCGTGAGGCATAGCGAGGCCCCAGACTGTAGTCTGGCAGGGCCTGGAGCAGCTCAAAGGAGTCGCAGGATGACAAGCTGAGGTCCACGGAGCTGCTCTGGCCGGCATCCATGTCGGGAGGCACTGAGGTGCCAGGGAGGCTGCTGTCTCCTGACCCTTCCACGCCACTGTTGAGGAAGCAGCTGGCATCCAGGTTGGCATTTTCATCCAAGATGCCCGACATGAGGTTAGAGCTGGAATAGCTGTAGGTCCAGCTGGCCAGACCACCAGGGTCACCAGTACCAAAGATGTCAGTTAGGTGGAAGCAGCTGAGGTTGTCCAGGCTCCCCacacccccttcctcctcctcctcttcctctccacccaGGTCAGAGTCACTGAAACTCAGGATCCGTGCCAGACTGTCATCACCCAAGCCAGGCTGGGAGCCAAGGCCAGACAGGGCGGGGAGGACAGGGCAGCCAGGGACCTCACTGGTGCCTGAGGCTGTGGAGGAATCAGTCATGCTGCTACAGCTGGTATCACCCAGTTTACCGCTCACAGGGGGTTTGGCCAGGTCCTGTGCACCAGGACTGGCCAGGCCACCACGGGCAGGGGCCTCCAGCTCCCCAAGGCCCTCAGCTCCCTGCTCCAGTTGCAGGCGAGTGAGCGTGTGGATGAAATGTGTCTGTACACGTGCCTGATTAAACTCCACGCGGCCCCTGGGGTTCTCACAGCCCTCCCTGCAGCAGCCACAGGGGAATGCTGTGTGGTCCATCTGCAGAGGAAGCAGAGGCATGGGTGAGAATTCATGGGATCCCAAGAAGTCCCCACTCAGGCTCCCCCTCCCAGCACCAACAACACTGCACCTGGCACTGGATGCCTGCCTGGCAGCAGCTGCAGGTCACAGGGTCACAGACCCTATCACAGCGACAGCCACAATCCTCCCGTGACCGGCGCAGAGCCTGCAGCTCCCGCTTCTCCTCACGATCGATCCTCCGCACGCCTGCGGCCCGAAGCAGAGCCCGCCGCTGCCGGGCTGGGTAGGGCTGTAGGAAGGTCATTTCCTCCAACTGACCGCCTGCCATAGCCACTGTCAAGGCCTCCTCCATAGAAGCATCATTGATGGCATCCACTGTAAGAGGCAGGTCTGCCTCGCTTTCAGGCACCCCAGCCTCTGCAAGCTACAACCACAGGAGAGAGGGATGTGACAGACATATAGTCTTGGCCCTGCAACCTGTCACTCAGTAAAGGCTCCCCACACTGTGGGCCAGGTACCGAGGATGCCACAGCGAACGGGACAGCTGAGAACACTGCCCCAGGGTGTGTGCTCAGATTTCCTGTCCACGTCATTCCCAGTTCATGGAAAAC
This window encodes:
- the CSRNP1 gene encoding cysteine/serine-rich nuclear protein 1 translates to MTGLRKRKLDQLDEDSSSLCSSSSLSSGHHSRSCSPSSSVCLAWESDEEGPWDQTPLPDRDACGPRKAAPLSILKRAPRKHPAHVAFDGITVFYFPRCQGFTSVPRRGGCTLGMASRHSACRRFSLAEFTQEQARARQEKLRLRLKEERLEGLRWKLAEAGVPESEADLPLTVDAINDASMEEALTVAMAGGQLEEMTFLQPYPARQRRALLRAAGVRRIDREEKRELQALRRSREDCGCRCDRVCDPVTCSCCQAGIQCQMDHTAFPCGCCREGCENPRGRVEFNQARVQTHFIHTLTRLQLEQGAEGLGELEAPARGGLASPGAQDLAKPPVSGKLGDTSCSSMTDSSTASGTSEVPGCPVLPALSGLGSQPGLGDDSLARILSFSDSDLGGEEEEEEEGGVGSLDNLSCFHLTDIFGTGDPGGLASWTYSYSSSNLMSGILDENANLDASCFLNSGVEGSGDSSLPGTSVPPDMDAGQSSSVDLSLSSCDSFELLQALPDYSLGPRYASRKVSDSLDHLEAAHHPLPAFSPPGDPGTCFLESIMGLSEPAAEALAPFVDSQLLEDTSPASLLEPVPV